In the Bacillus tuaregi genome, one interval contains:
- a CDS encoding ABC transporter ATP-binding protein, with product MIELKNVKKKFGRKTVLNGVSFTAEKGEITCLIGINGVGKTTIMKAIMALTPFDSGEILIDGGKIRKESYEKITFIPDTITMPPSMKIRDAFLFMEDFYGGWNQLRANELLQFFRLNENDRISELSKGNTAKVNLMLGLSLDVDYILMDEPFSGIDIFSREQIAEVFTSHLIEDRGVIITTHEINDIEHLIDKAVLIDNGVVLKEFNTEEVREQEGKSVVDVMREVYRG from the coding sequence GTGATAGAACTGAAAAATGTAAAGAAAAAGTTTGGCAGAAAGACCGTATTGAACGGCGTTTCCTTCACAGCCGAAAAGGGTGAGATTACCTGTTTAATCGGAATCAATGGTGTAGGAAAAACGACAATAATGAAAGCCATCATGGCTCTTACCCCATTCGATAGCGGTGAGATCCTCATTGATGGTGGGAAAATCCGCAAAGAAAGCTATGAAAAAATAACCTTTATCCCGGACACCATCACGATGCCTCCGTCCATGAAAATACGTGACGCTTTTCTATTTATGGAGGACTTCTACGGAGGCTGGAATCAGCTCCGTGCCAATGAGCTGCTCCAATTTTTCCGTCTAAATGAAAATGACCGAATTTCTGAGCTGTCAAAGGGAAATACCGCCAAGGTCAATTTGATGTTGGGTCTCTCGCTTGATGTTGATTATATCCTAATGGATGAGCCCTTTTCAGGCATCGATATTTTCAGCCGTGAGCAAATTGCCGAGGTCTTTACGAGTCATCTCATTGAGGACCGTGGTGTGATTATTACAACGCATGAAATTAATGACATCGAGCATCTAATTGATAAAGCCGTCCTCATTGATAACGGCGTGGTTCTAAAGGAATTCAATACCGAGGAAGTCCGGGAGCAGGAGGGCAAATCGGTCGTTGA
- a CDS encoding GntR family transcriptional regulator — MEAKFNNRDPVYVQVIRHFKEQIAKGSYEPGQEIPSRRELANQLKINPNTAQRAYKEMEEEGLIFTEGNMPSRITRDEQLLTRVREELILEAVDTFIHSVRSINVPLPEVLNLVKNQYEKEPKQ, encoded by the coding sequence ATGGAAGCAAAGTTTAATAATCGAGATCCTGTATATGTGCAAGTCATTCGCCATTTTAAAGAGCAAATCGCAAAAGGTAGCTATGAACCTGGTCAGGAGATTCCATCACGACGAGAGCTGGCGAATCAACTAAAGATTAATCCAAATACGGCGCAGCGGGCGTACAAGGAAATGGAGGAAGAAGGATTGATTTTTACAGAAGGAAATATGCCAAGTCGGATTACAAGGGATGAGCAGCTGCTGACAAGGGTTCGGGAGGAACTGATATTAGAAGCGGTGGATACATTCATCCATTCCGTTCGCTCGATTAATGTCCCCTTACCGGAGGTCTTGAACCTCGTCAAGAATCAGTATGAAAAGGAACCGAAGCAATAG